A genomic window from Sulfurospirillum multivorans DSM 12446 includes:
- the rplE gene encoding 50S ribosomal protein L5 has protein sequence MNRLQEKFNAEVKPALVKEFNIANPMLSPKIEKVVISVGAGEEGKDTKLLQNIVDTISLIAGQKAVVANAKKSVAGFKVRAGYPVGVKVTLRKETMYAFLDKLISVALPRVKDFRGLPRVGFDGRANYNFGLNEQLMFPEVEYDNIMKTHGMNITIVTTASNDKEAFKLLELIGLPFAKGK, from the coding sequence ATGAACAGATTGCAAGAGAAATTTAATGCTGAAGTTAAACCAGCATTGGTTAAAGAGTTTAATATTGCTAATCCTATGTTGTCACCTAAAATTGAAAAAGTCGTTATCAGCGTTGGTGCTGGTGAAGAAGGTAAAGATACTAAGTTATTGCAAAATATCGTCGATACCATCTCTTTAATCGCTGGTCAAAAAGCGGTTGTTGCGAATGCTAAGAAATCAGTTGCTGGTTTTAAAGTACGTGCTGGTTACCCAGTCGGTGTTAAAGTAACACTTCGTAAAGAGACTATGTATGCATTTTTAGACAAACTTATCTCGGTAGCACTTCCTAGAGTAAAAGATTTTAGAGGTCTTCCAAGAGTAGGTTTTGACGGACGTGCAAACTATAACTTTGGTCTTAATGAACAATTAATGTTCCCTGAGGTTGAGTATGATAACATCATGAAAACACACGGAATGAATATTACGATCGTAACAACTGCTAGCAATGATAAAGAAGCATTTAAACTTCTTGAACTCATTGGTTTGCCGTTCGCAAAAGGTAAATAA
- the rpmJ gene encoding 50S ribosomal protein L36 yields the protein MKVRPSVKKMCDKCKVIKRKGIVRVICVNPKHKQRQG from the coding sequence ATGAAAGTACGACCTTCTGTAAAGAAGATGTGCGATAAGTGCAAGGTGATCAAACGAAAAGGTATCGTTAGAGTCATTTGCGTAAATCCAAAACACAAACAGAGACAAGGATAA
- the rplR gene encoding 50S ribosomal protein L18 → MRANILKRKLALRVKRKKRVRADISGTEQRPRVSFFKSNRFMYAQAIDDVNGVTLASVDGKKLGFNASKASAAEVAKVFAETLKAKNLTQVVYDRNGYLYHGVVAAFADGLRANGIVL, encoded by the coding sequence ATGAGAGCAAATATTTTAAAACGAAAGCTTGCATTAAGAGTTAAACGTAAAAAAAGAGTAAGAGCAGATATTTCAGGTACAGAACAAAGACCAAGAGTATCTTTTTTTAAATCAAACAGATTTATGTATGCGCAAGCGATTGATGATGTTAATGGTGTTACGTTGGCAAGTGTAGATGGCAAGAAATTAGGGTTCAATGCTAGCAAAGCAAGTGCAGCGGAAGTTGCAAAAGTTTTTGCAGAGACGCTCAAGGCTAAGAATTTAACTCAAGTTGTCTATGATAGAAATGGTTATTTGTATCATGGTGTAGTTGCTGCTTTTGCAGACGGCCTTAGAGCAAACGGCATAGTGCTATAA
- the rplN gene encoding 50S ribosomal protein L14 — MIQSFTRLAVADNSGAKEIMCIKVLGGSKRRYATVGDVIIASVKKALPSGKVKKGQVVKAVIVRTKKEIQRENGSLIRFDENAAVILDNKREPIGTRIFGPVGREVRYANFMKIVSLAPEVL; from the coding sequence ATGATACAAAGTTTTACAAGATTAGCTGTTGCTGATAACAGTGGTGCTAAAGAGATCATGTGTATTAAAGTTCTTGGTGGTAGTAAACGTCGTTATGCAACGGTAGGTGATGTTATCATCGCTTCTGTCAAAAAAGCTTTGCCAAGTGGTAAAGTGAAAAAAGGACAAGTTGTCAAAGCGGTTATCGTAAGAACAAAAAAAGAGATCCAAAGAGAAAATGGCTCATTGATTCGTTTTGATGAAAATGCTGCTGTTATTCTTGATAACAAAAGAGAGCCAATCGGTACAAGGATTTTCGGACCAGTAGGTCGTGAAGTTCGTTATGCTAACTTTATGAAAATCGTATCTTTGGCACCGGAGGTACTATAA
- the infA gene encoding translation initiation factor IF-1: MAKDDVIEIDGKVIEALPNATFKVEVQNSHVILCHIAGKMRMHYIKIMPGDTVKVELTPYSLDKGRITYRYK, from the coding sequence ATGGCAAAAGATGACGTGATTGAAATTGACGGTAAAGTGATAGAAGCACTTCCCAACGCAACCTTTAAAGTTGAAGTCCAAAATAGCCATGTGATTTTATGTCACATTGCAGGAAAAATGAGAATGCATTATATTAAAATAATGCCCGGAGATACCGTTAAAGTGGAGTTAACACCGTATAGTTTGGATAAAGGGCGTATAACTTATAGGTATAAGTAA
- the rplX gene encoding 50S ribosomal protein L24: MATKMKIKKGDTVKVIAGDDKGKEAKVVQVLPKTSQVVVEGCKVVKKAIKPSESNPKGGFANLEKPIHVSNVAKVEGK; encoded by the coding sequence ATGGCGACTAAGATGAAAATTAAAAAAGGCGATACTGTTAAAGTAATCGCAGGCGACGATAAAGGTAAAGAGGCGAAAGTTGTTCAAGTTTTGCCAAAAACTTCACAAGTCGTTGTTGAGGGTTGCAAGGTAGTAAAAAAAGCCATTAAGCCAAGTGAGAGTAACCCTAAGGGTGGTTTTGCAAATCTTGAAAAACCAATTCATGTCTCTAACGTGGCTAAAGTAGAGGGTAAATAA
- the rpsE gene encoding 30S ribosomal protein S5, translating into MEKYNREEFEEVIVNIGRVTKVVKGGRRFRFTALVVVGNKKGLVGFGFGKAKEVPDAIRKAVDDAFKNIVKVNIKGSTIAHDVEVKFNASRIILKPASDGTGVIAGGATRPVVELAGIKDILTKSLGSNNASNVVRATIKALSMIKS; encoded by the coding sequence ATGGAAAAATATAACAGAGAAGAGTTTGAAGAAGTCATCGTTAACATTGGCCGCGTAACAAAAGTTGTTAAAGGCGGTAGACGTTTTAGATTTACAGCACTCGTAGTTGTTGGAAATAAAAAAGGTCTTGTTGGCTTTGGTTTTGGTAAAGCTAAAGAGGTTCCTGATGCTATTAGAAAAGCAGTTGATGATGCGTTTAAAAACATTGTCAAAGTAAATATCAAAGGTTCAACCATCGCTCATGATGTTGAAGTTAAATTTAATGCAAGTCGTATTATTCTTAAGCCAGCAAGTGATGGTACCGGCGTAATCGCTGGTGGTGCAACACGTCCTGTCGTTGAACTTGCGGGTATTAAAGATATTTTGACAAAGTCATTGGGTTCAAACAACGCTTCTAACGTGGTAAGAGCAACTATTAAAGCTCTTAGCATGATTAAAAGCTAA
- a CDS encoding 50S ribosomal protein L23 — MADITDIKAILYTEKSLSLQENGTVVIQTSVRMTKNGLKEVLKQYFGFTPLKINSLRVMGKVKKFKGIEGKRNDFKKFYVQLPEGAKLENVEA; from the coding sequence ATGGCTGATATTACTGATATTAAGGCAATCCTTTATACTGAAAAGAGCTTGAGCCTTCAAGAGAATGGTACAGTTGTTATCCAAACTTCCGTAAGAATGACAAAAAATGGTTTAAAAGAGGTATTAAAACAATACTTTGGTTTTACACCATTAAAAATCAATTCTCTTAGAGTTATGGGAAAAGTTAAGAAGTTTAAAGGCATTGAAGGCAAACGTAATGATTTTAAAAAGTTTTATGTTCAGTTGCCAGAGGGCGCTAAACTAGAGAATGTGGAGGCGTAA
- the rplO gene encoding 50S ribosomal protein L15, with product MALDNLTPAENSTKKIKRVGRGQGSGMGKTASRGNNGQKSRTGYKRKRGFEGGQQPLQRRLPKVGFTSKIVKPYIINVDRIKAVAELAEITVDAIRTVHKIGSSVIKVKLIGAGAKELTAKIKDENVIFTGMSK from the coding sequence ATGGCATTAGATAATCTTACACCAGCAGAAAACTCTACCAAAAAGATCAAACGTGTAGGTCGTGGTCAAGGTAGTGGTATGGGTAAAACCGCAAGCCGTGGTAACAACGGTCAAAAATCTCGTACAGGTTATAAACGTAAAAGAGGTTTCGAGGGTGGCCAACAACCCCTTCAAAGAAGATTACCAAAAGTTGGTTTTACTTCTAAAATCGTGAAACCTTATATCATCAACGTTGATAGAATTAAAGCAGTTGCAGAACTTGCTGAAATTACGGTTGATGCGATTAGAACTGTGCATAAAATTGGAAGCAGTGTTATTAAAGTGAAATTGATCGGTGCAGGTGCCAAAGAGTTGACTGCTAAGATCAAAGACGAAAACGTCATTTTTACTGGAATGAGTAAATGA
- the rplF gene encoding 50S ribosomal protein L6 gives MSRIGKKPVKIPAGVEVSVNGDLVEFKKGSVQKVLDTKGNVDVKVQDGELVFISKGADRQSSAFWGTYRALGQNVITGLTEGFKKQLEINGVGYRAAVNGNILELQLGFSHPINYEFPKDIHIVVEKNVVTIQGDDKQVVGQIAAEIRSFRAPEPYKGKGVKYSDETIIRKAGKTSKK, from the coding sequence ATGTCTCGTATTGGTAAAAAGCCTGTTAAGATTCCTGCTGGCGTTGAAGTGTCAGTGAATGGTGATCTAGTAGAGTTTAAAAAAGGCAGTGTTCAAAAAGTATTGGACACCAAGGGAAATGTTGACGTAAAAGTTCAAGATGGAGAGCTTGTATTTATTTCAAAAGGTGCTGATCGTCAGAGCAGCGCTTTTTGGGGAACATACAGGGCCCTTGGTCAAAATGTTATCACAGGTTTAACCGAAGGTTTTAAAAAGCAACTTGAAATTAACGGTGTAGGTTACAGAGCTGCCGTTAATGGTAATATTCTTGAGCTTCAACTTGGATTTTCTCACCCAATCAATTATGAATTTCCAAAAGATATTCATATTGTTGTTGAGAAAAACGTGGTTACTATTCAAGGTGATGACAAGCAAGTAGTTGGTCAGATTGCTGCCGAAATTAGAAGTTTTAGAGCTCCAGAGCCTTACAAAGGCAAAGGTGTTAAATATTCTGATGAAACTATTATCCGTAAAGCCGGAAAAACTTCCAAGAAGTAG
- the rpsK gene encoding 30S ribosomal protein S11, producing the protein MAKRKVVRKKVVKKNIAKGIIYISATFNNTVVTVTDEMGNVIAWSSAGSLGFKGSKKSTPYAAQQAVEDALTKAKEHGLKEIGIKVQGPGSGRETAVKSAGTTEGIKVSFLKDITPLPHNGCRPPKRRRV; encoded by the coding sequence ATGGCAAAAAGAAAAGTAGTACGTAAAAAAGTTGTTAAGAAAAATATTGCTAAAGGTATCATTTATATCTCTGCAACATTTAATAACACTGTCGTAACTGTAACTGATGAGATGGGAAATGTTATTGCGTGGAGCAGTGCAGGTAGTCTTGGCTTTAAGGGTAGTAAAAAATCTACTCCTTATGCAGCACAACAAGCCGTCGAAGATGCATTGACTAAAGCAAAAGAACATGGTCTCAAAGAAATCGGTATTAAAGTTCAAGGCCCGGGCAGTGGTCGCGAGACAGCGGTAAAAAGTGCTGGTACAACAGAAGGTATTAAAGTGTCTTTCCTAAAAGATATTACACCTCTTCCA
- the rpsQ gene encoding 30S ribosomal protein S17: protein MALKREIQGVVVQKTGDKTITVLVERRVMHPRYRKFVKRFKKYLVHDESNQVKIGDTVSAIECRPLSKRKSFRLSAIVKVGVE, encoded by the coding sequence ATGGCTTTAAAACGAGAGATTCAAGGCGTAGTTGTTCAGAAAACTGGTGATAAAACTATCACCGTTTTGGTAGAGAGACGTGTAATGCACCCGAGATATCGCAAGTTCGTTAAACGTTTCAAAAAATACCTAGTCCATGACGAGAGCAACCAAGTAAAAATCGGCGACACAGTAAGCGCTATCGAGTGCAGACCACTTTCAAAAAGAAAGTCTTTTAGACTTAGCGCGATTGTTAAAGTGGGAGTTGAATAA
- the rpsM gene encoding 30S ribosomal protein S13 — MARIAGVDLPMKKRVEYGLTYIYGIGLTSSRAILKATGISFDKRVHELSEDEVAAIRKEIQADFQVEGDLRKKVAMDIKALMDMGSYRGLRHRRGLPVRGQKTKTNARTRKGKKRTVGAKAK, encoded by the coding sequence ATGGCAAGGATTGCAGGTGTAGACCTTCCAATGAAAAAGAGAGTAGAGTATGGTTTAACATACATCTACGGTATAGGTTTGACAAGTTCTAGAGCTATTTTAAAAGCAACTGGAATTTCGTTTGATAAAAGAGTTCATGAGCTAAGTGAAGATGAAGTTGCTGCGATTCGTAAAGAGATCCAAGCAGACTTTCAAGTAGAGGGTGATCTTCGTAAAAAAGTGGCTATGGATATTAAAGCTTTGATGGATATGGGAAGCTATAGAGGTCTTAGACATAGACGTGGCTTGCCAGTTCGTGGACAGAAAACAAAAACGAATGCGCGTACCCGAAAAGGTAAAAAACGCACCGTTGGCGCTAAAGCTAAATAA
- the map gene encoding type I methionyl aminopeptidase gives MAITIKKAQEIAKLSAANKIVAKTLEYLTCNIHPGLSLKELNAMGESYIHSLGARPAFKGLYGFPAGVCTSVNEVIIHGIPTDYELKEGDIVGLDIGTEVDGWYGDSAVTVGVGEISKSDESLIACAKDALYYAINIIEPEMRFKELSHAIEQFILQKGYVPLHGFCGHGIGRKPHEEPEIPNYLEGINPKSGPKIKNGMVFCIEPMICHKDGTPKILADKWSVVSADGLRGSHYEHTVAIVDGKVEILSLS, from the coding sequence ATGGCAATTACGATTAAAAAAGCTCAGGAAATTGCAAAGCTTTCTGCCGCTAATAAGATTGTTGCCAAAACGTTAGAGTATCTTACATGTAACATTCATCCAGGGCTTAGCTTGAAAGAGCTCAATGCCATGGGTGAGTCTTACATTCATAGCCTTGGTGCGCGTCCTGCCTTTAAAGGCCTTTATGGTTTTCCAGCAGGTGTGTGTACCTCTGTCAACGAAGTGATTATTCATGGGATTCCTACAGATTACGAGCTTAAAGAGGGTGATATTGTTGGACTTGATATTGGTACAGAGGTTGATGGCTGGTATGGCGATTCTGCTGTAACTGTAGGGGTTGGAGAAATATCAAAAAGTGATGAGAGCTTGATTGCATGTGCAAAAGATGCCCTCTATTATGCCATTAATATTATCGAGCCTGAGATGCGCTTTAAAGAGCTAAGTCATGCGATTGAGCAATTTATTCTTCAAAAAGGGTATGTTCCTTTGCATGGATTCTGTGGGCATGGCATTGGCAGAAAGCCGCATGAAGAGCCAGAAATTCCCAACTATTTAGAAGGGATTAACCCCAAAAGTGGTCCCAAAATCAAAAATGGTATGGTATTTTGCATAGAGCCAATGATCTGCCATAAAGATGGCACGCCTAAAATTTTGGCGGATAAATGGTCTGTTGTTTCTGCGGATGGGTTAAGAGGAAGCCACTATGAGCACACCGTTGCAATCGTAGATGGTAAAGTAGAAATTTTGTCTCTATCTTGA
- the rpsH gene encoding 30S ribosomal protein S8: MINDLVADSLTRIRNASMRKLDVTKLMHSKLVEAILVIFQNKGYIESFNVVEEGPKKFINVVLKYDARGTQVINEVKKISKPGRRVYKGRDEIKRFKNGYGTIVVSTSKGVLSNDDAHKAGLGGEVICSIW, translated from the coding sequence ATGATTAATGATCTAGTAGCAGATTCTTTAACAAGAATCAGAAATGCATCAATGCGTAAACTTGATGTGACTAAATTAATGCATTCAAAACTGGTTGAAGCGATTTTAGTTATTTTCCAAAACAAAGGTTATATCGAAAGTTTTAACGTTGTTGAAGAAGGTCCTAAGAAATTTATCAATGTTGTTTTGAAGTATGATGCAAGAGGCACCCAAGTTATTAATGAAGTGAAAAAAATCTCAAAACCTGGACGTAGAGTCTATAAAGGTCGCGATGAAATTAAACGCTTTAAAAATGGTTATGGTACGATCGTTGTTAGTACATCAAAAGGTGTTCTCAGTAATGATGACGCTCACAAAGCAGGTCTTGGTGGCGAAGTTATCTGTAGTATTTGGTAA
- a CDS encoding type Z 30S ribosomal protein S14: protein MAKKSMIAKAARTPKFQVRAYTRCQICGRPHSVYKDFGICRICLRKMANEGLIPGLKKASW, encoded by the coding sequence ATGGCTAAAAAATCGATGATTGCAAAGGCTGCAAGAACGCCTAAGTTTCAAGTAAGAGCATACACACGATGTCAAATTTGCGGACGTCCACATTCTGTTTACAAAGATTTTGGTATCTGCAGAATTTGTCTTCGTAAAATGGCAAATGAGGGTCTTATTCCAGGCCTCAAAAAAGCAAGCTGGTAA
- the rpsC gene encoding 30S ribosomal protein S3 → MGQKVNPIGLRLGINRNWDSRWFPSKQTLATSIGEDYKIRTFLKKELYYAGVSQILIERTAKKLRVTVVAARPGIIIGKKGSDIEKLRVKLTKLIDKDVNVNIKEERRPQASAQLCAENVAMQLERRVAFRRAMKKVIQGAQKSGAKGIKISVSGRLGGAEMARTEWYLEGRVPLHTLRAKIDYGFAEAHTTYGVIGVKVWIFKGEVLVKGLAPEKEEAPEKENSRKPRARKERGKN, encoded by the coding sequence ATGGGTCAAAAAGTAAATCCGATTGGTTTAAGACTTGGTATTAATAGAAACTGGGATTCACGTTGGTTCCCAAGTAAACAAACCTTAGCGACAAGCATTGGTGAAGATTACAAAATTAGAACATTCTTAAAAAAAGAGCTTTACTATGCAGGCGTAAGTCAAATTTTGATCGAGCGTACTGCTAAAAAGCTTAGAGTGACTGTTGTTGCTGCACGTCCTGGTATCATTATTGGTAAAAAAGGCTCTGATATTGAAAAATTAAGAGTTAAATTGACCAAATTAATTGATAAAGATGTAAACGTTAACATTAAAGAAGAGAGACGCCCACAAGCTTCTGCTCAATTATGTGCAGAAAACGTTGCAATGCAACTTGAGCGCCGTGTCGCCTTTAGAAGAGCAATGAAAAAAGTGATTCAAGGTGCACAAAAATCTGGTGCTAAAGGGATTAAAATTTCTGTCTCTGGACGTCTTGGTGGCGCGGAGATGGCAAGAACTGAATGGTACTTAGAAGGACGTGTTCCTCTTCATACACTTCGTGCAAAAATCGATTATGGTTTTGCTGAAGCACACACAACATACGGTGTTATCGGTGTTAAAGTATGGATCTTCAAAGGTGAGGTTCTTGTAAAAGGACTTGCTCCAGAAAAAGAAGAAGCACCTGAAAAAGAGAATTCACGCAAGCCAAGAGCGCGTAAAGAGAGAGGTAAAAACTAA
- the rpmC gene encoding 50S ribosomal protein L29: MKYIDLNGKSASELLELLKEKKVLLFTLRQKLKTMQLTNPNEIKEVRRDIARISTAISAQNK, translated from the coding sequence ATGAAGTATATTGATTTAAACGGCAAAAGCGCGTCAGAGCTTTTAGAGTTGTTAAAAGAGAAAAAGGTTCTTTTGTTTACATTAAGACAAAAGCTAAAAACAATGCAACTTACTAATCCAAATGAGATTAAAGAAGTTAGAAGAGATATCGCACGTATTAGTACGGCAATTTCTGCTCAAAACAAGTAG
- the rpsS gene encoding 30S ribosomal protein S19: MARSLKKGPFVDAHLLKKTVEAKETKSNKPIKTWSRRSTIIPDMIGLTFNVHNGRNFVPVYVTENHIGYKMGEFAPTRTFKGHKGSVQKKIGK, translated from the coding sequence ATGGCTAGATCGCTAAAAAAAGGTCCTTTTGTTGATGCTCATTTGTTGAAAAAAACGGTTGAAGCAAAAGAGACAAAATCAAACAAGCCGATTAAGACATGGTCTCGTAGAAGTACTATTATTCCTGATATGATCGGTTTGACATTCAATGTCCATAACGGTAGAAACTTTGTTCCAGTGTACGTTACAGAGAACCATATCGGTTATAAAATGGGTGAATTCGCACCAACTCGTACGTTCAAGGGTCATAAAGGCTCTGTTCAGAAAAAAATTGGTAAGTAG
- the secY gene encoding preprotein translocase subunit SecY, with the protein MSQDLTKKILVTLGFIFAYRILAYVPVPGVNIAVIKEFFDSNSSNALGMFNMFSGNAAQRLSIISLGIMPYITASIIMELLAATFPTLGKMKKERDGMVKYMQIIRYATIVITIVQAIGVSVGLGGLSGRAGESAIMIDMTTFTAIAAASMLTGTMLLMWIGEQITQRGIGNGISLIIFAGIVSGIPSAIGGTINLVNTGELNFLVVIGILVVILATVGSIIYVEMGERRIPISYSRKVVLQNQHKRIMNYVPIKMNLSGVIPPIFASAILMFPSTIMQASTNPIVQSIHDFLNPNSYVFNVLTFLFVIFFAYFYASIVFNAKDISENLKKQGGFIPGVRPGESTALFLNEVAGRLTLWGSIYLGLISTLPWVLVKVMGVPFYFGGTAVLIVVQVALDTMRKIEAQMYMNKYETLSAVGL; encoded by the coding sequence ATGAGCCAAGATCTTACGAAGAAGATTTTAGTTACGTTAGGCTTTATATTTGCATACAGGATACTGGCATACGTGCCAGTTCCTGGTGTCAATATCGCTGTAATTAAAGAGTTCTTCGACTCCAATAGCTCAAATGCCCTTGGAATGTTTAATATGTTCAGCGGTAACGCTGCACAACGTCTTAGTATTATATCGTTAGGTATTATGCCTTACATCACCGCGTCTATTATTATGGAACTTCTTGCTGCAACTTTCCCAACACTTGGTAAAATGAAAAAAGAACGTGATGGTATGGTGAAATACATGCAGATCATTCGATACGCAACGATTGTTATTACGATTGTACAAGCCATTGGTGTTTCCGTTGGTCTTGGAGGGTTAAGTGGTCGTGCTGGCGAGAGTGCTATTATGATCGATATGACAACCTTTACAGCGATTGCTGCTGCGAGTATGCTTACGGGTACCATGTTACTCATGTGGATTGGTGAGCAGATTACACAGCGCGGCATTGGTAATGGTATCAGTTTGATTATTTTTGCAGGTATCGTTTCTGGAATTCCGAGTGCAATTGGTGGAACCATTAACCTTGTCAACACGGGAGAGCTCAATTTCCTTGTTGTTATTGGTATTTTGGTGGTCATCTTAGCCACGGTTGGTTCTATTATTTATGTGGAGATGGGTGAGCGACGTATTCCGATTTCGTATTCGCGAAAAGTCGTGCTTCAAAATCAACACAAACGTATTATGAATTATGTTCCTATAAAAATGAATTTAAGCGGTGTTATTCCTCCTATTTTTGCAAGTGCAATTTTGATGTTCCCATCAACGATTATGCAAGCAAGTACCAATCCGATTGTTCAATCTATTCACGATTTTCTCAATCCAAACAGCTATGTCTTTAATGTACTTACATTTTTGTTCGTCATTTTCTTTGCGTATTTTTATGCATCGATTGTTTTTAATGCAAAAGATATTTCTGAAAACCTTAAAAAACAGGGTGGCTTTATTCCCGGTGTTAGACCAGGAGAGAGCACCGCACTCTTTCTAAATGAAGTAGCGGGTAGATTAACCCTTTGGGGATCAATCTATTTAGGGCTTATCTCTACGCTTCCATGGGTTTTGGTAAAAGTGATGGGTGTACCATTCTACTTTGGTGGAACAGCTGTTTTAATTGTTGTTCAAGTGGCACTCGATACGATGCGTAAAATTGAAGCACAAATGTACATGAATAAATATGAAACACTTAGTGCGGTAGGTCTTTAA
- the rplB gene encoding 50S ribosomal protein L2, which translates to MAIKSFKPYTPSRRFLTGLDSSDITAKASVPSLLVKIAATAGRNNNGRITSRHKEAGAKKLYRIIDFKRRKFDVEGTVAAIEYDPNRNCRIALINYADGDKRYILQPSGLKVGDKIQSAESGLDIKPGNAMKLKSIPVGTILHNVELKPGKGGQMARSAGGYAQLMGKETQYVMVRLPSGEMRQILAECMATVGVVGNEDWANVVIGKAGRNRHRGIRPQTRGSAMNPVDHPHGGGEGKTNSGRHPVTPWGQPTKGRKTRKKKASDKLIISRRKGK; encoded by the coding sequence ATGGCAATAAAATCATTTAAACCCTATACCCCCAGTCGTAGATTTTTAACAGGACTTGATTCAAGTGACATTACTGCAAAAGCAAGTGTTCCTTCACTCCTTGTTAAAATTGCTGCAACGGCAGGTAGAAATAACAATGGTAGAATCACTTCACGTCATAAAGAAGCGGGTGCTAAAAAACTGTACAGAATTATTGACTTCAAACGAAGAAAATTTGATGTAGAGGGAACCGTAGCTGCTATTGAATATGATCCAAACAGAAACTGTAGAATCGCGCTTATCAATTATGCCGATGGTGACAAAAGATATATTCTTCAACCATCAGGTCTAAAAGTGGGCGATAAAATTCAATCAGCTGAAAGCGGACTTGATATTAAACCAGGTAACGCAATGAAGCTAAAAAGCATCCCTGTAGGTACTATCTTACACAATGTCGAACTTAAACCGGGTAAAGGCGGACAAATGGCACGTAGTGCTGGTGGTTACGCTCAACTTATGGGTAAAGAGACTCAATATGTTATGGTAAGACTTCCAAGTGGTGAGATGAGACAAATCTTGGCAGAGTGTATGGCTACGGTTGGTGTTGTTGGAAATGAAGACTGGGCAAACGTTGTTATCGGTAAAGCGGGTCGTAACAGACACCGTGGTATTAGACCTCAAACTCGTGGTTCTGCAATGAACCCAGTAGATCACCCACATGGTGGTGGTGAGGGTAAAACCAACTCAGGACGTCATCCAGTAACTCCATGGGGACAACCAACTAAAGGTAGAAAAACTCGTAAGAAAAAAGCGAGCGACAAACTGATTATTTCTAGAAGAAAAGGAAAATAG
- the rplP gene encoding 50S ribosomal protein L16: protein MLMPKRTKYKKQMKGRNRGEASSGASISFGEIGLKAVEAGRIDSRQIEAARIAYTRHVKRQAKTWIRVFPDKPLTAKPIETRMGKGKGSVDKWVMNIKPGRIIFEMAGVPEELAREALTLAMHKLPFKTKIVTRESENEVY, encoded by the coding sequence ATGTTAATGCCTAAAAGAACGAAATATAAAAAGCAGATGAAAGGCCGCAACCGCGGTGAAGCCAGCAGTGGCGCATCTATCTCTTTTGGTGAAATCGGTCTCAAAGCTGTTGAAGCTGGACGTATTGATTCACGCCAAATTGAGGCTGCGAGGATTGCGTATACGAGACATGTTAAGCGTCAAGCTAAGACGTGGATTCGTGTATTCCCAGACAAACCATTAACGGCTAAACCTATCGAAACACGTATGGGTAAAGGTAAAGGTTCTGTTGATAAGTGGGTTATGAATATTAAGCCTGGTAGAATTATTTTTGAAATGGCGGGTGTCCCTGAAGAGTTAGCGCGTGAAGCATTAACACTTGCAATGCACAAATTACCTTTCAAAACCAAGATTGTAACTCGAGAGAGCGAAAATGAAGTATATTGA